In Embleya scabrispora, the DNA window GACGACGACGGCTCCAGGTCGAATGTCGGCGGCGTCCGCCCGTCCTCGTCGTCGGTCAACGCGACCGAGCCGCTGCCGGGGCCGAGCGAGGGGGTCAGCGCGGGCCTGCCGGGCGCCGGGCAGACCCATCCCGCCTCCCGCGGCAGCAGTCCCACCAGCGGATCCGGTTCCTCGGTCCCGCCCACCAGCGGGCAGACCGCGGGCACCGGAACGGGGCAGAGCACGCCGCCGTCCTCGAGCGCGTCGCCGAGCGGGTCGGTGCCGCCGGTCAAGCCGCCGCCCGCGTGTCGGACCGTCGACATGTCCGGGGAGGAGGCGCGTCTGGGCCCGGTCCGCGCCGACGGGCTGGCGTACGGCGTGCTCCAGGTGCGCAGCAACGCGGCCAAGGACTGCGTGGTGACCGGCCCCGGCGTGGTCGTCGTGGTCTCCCCGCCCGGCAATCCGATCGTCCAGGTGACGGTGGTCCAGGCGCCGAGTCCCGACACCGCGACCGCGCTGCCGGTGCCGTCCTCGTCCGCCCAGGGCATCACGCTGCGACCGGGGCAGGCGTACGAGTTCCAGTTCGCGTGGAAGCCGCAATCCCCGGGCGCGGACGGCACGTGCGCCGCCGACGCGCCCAAGGCGCCGGTGCCCGCGCTCGGCTACGCGCTCGCCGCCAACGACTTCAACGTGGCCAAGGTGACGCTCACGCCGACATGTGGCGGCACCGTGTACCGCACCGACATCTACCGGACCGGGGAGTACGCGCGCGTGGGGTGACACCCGGGATCGGCCCCCGTCGGCGGACGGTTACCGTTGGGGGGTGTACCGGTTCCTGCTCCAGCCGCGCTGGCTGGTCTTCCATGTGATCGTGCTCGTCGCGGTCCCGGTGTGCGCGGCGCTGGGATTGTGGCAGTTCCACCGCTACGGCGAACACAAGCGGAGCGGGGACGGCGGCGAGCAGGTGTCGGCGGCGCCCGCGGTGCC includes these proteins:
- a CDS encoding DUF4232 domain-containing protein, with amino-acid sequence MKNDPGTLGPDPDDLAAEVRRRLHQAVSDVQPAPDALDRLRAAVPARRRQRRMATLGAAGLAAVILAGTPVLRTAVSDDDGSRSNVGGVRPSSSSVNATEPLPGPSEGVSAGLPGAGQTHPASRGSSPTSGSGSSVPPTSGQTAGTGTGQSTPPSSSASPSGSVPPVKPPPACRTVDMSGEEARLGPVRADGLAYGVLQVRSNAAKDCVVTGPGVVVVVSPPGNPIVQVTVVQAPSPDTATALPVPSSSAQGITLRPGQAYEFQFAWKPQSPGADGTCAADAPKAPVPALGYALAANDFNVAKVTLTPTCGGTVYRTDIYRTGEYARVG